Proteins from one uncultured Desulfovibrio sp. genomic window:
- the bioA gene encoding adenosylmethionine--8-amino-7-oxononanoate transaminase yields the protein MSREILRPLRGFFVSGTGTDVGKSVATAALLRALRHRGLAVQAVKPVQTGVEDAAREGDAALYAAAAGDTADRLPAPAATLHAFRLPASPHLAAAREGRSLSVRMLREDMVRHWEASGAEALLLEGAGGVTVPLNAHEETLDLMAALDLPVILAGRNGLGALNAIRLTLGAVRDRGLSLAGFVLVQPPDSSLSDDDALIGEDNIRVLRRWLRQEYRNAPLAVLPWVDRLDACGWDRLEAACAPVAEALVQRLHEAAARDATDPQDLCRRDERVLWHPYTSAVRPLPVFAVSRSHHNRLVLSDGRELVDGMSSWWAAVHGYNHPRLLAALRAQAGRMPHVMFGGLTHAPAVELAERLLGMLPQGLSRIFFADSGSVAVEVALKMALQYHQATGQPRRVRFLTPRGGYHGDTIGAMSVCDPVTGMHSLFARMLPQQLFMERPTCRFDAPFDPASLDDARRMLEAHGPEVAAVILEPVVQGAGGMWFYHPDYLRGLARLCREAGTLLIFDEIATGFGRTGTLFAAERAGVSPDILCCGKALTGGVLTLAATACSDRVAQGICRDGQVFMHGPTFMGNALACAVALASLDLLEEEDWQGRVAALEGALRAGLAPCAGLPGVADVRVLGGIGVVQTEQPVPMQALQSFFVQQGVWIRPFDHLVYLMPPYISPQEDIQQLCAAVEQALRQGVHLQTEH from the coding sequence ATGAGCAGAGAAATTCTGCGGCCGCTGCGCGGCTTTTTTGTGTCAGGTACGGGAACGGATGTGGGCAAGAGCGTGGCCACGGCAGCGCTTTTGCGTGCCCTGCGTCACCGGGGGCTGGCCGTGCAGGCCGTGAAACCCGTGCAGACCGGCGTGGAGGATGCCGCCAGGGAAGGGGATGCGGCGCTGTATGCGGCGGCGGCCGGTGATACGGCGGACCGGCTGCCCGCGCCGGCGGCCACCCTGCATGCCTTTCGCCTGCCGGCATCGCCGCATCTGGCCGCAGCCCGCGAGGGGCGCAGCCTGAGCGTGCGCATGCTGCGCGAGGATATGGTCCGGCACTGGGAGGCGTCGGGGGCAGAGGCGCTGCTGCTGGAAGGGGCCGGAGGCGTGACGGTGCCCCTCAATGCCCATGAGGAGACGCTGGACCTCATGGCTGCCCTGGATTTGCCGGTGATTCTGGCCGGGCGCAACGGTCTGGGCGCACTCAACGCCATCCGGCTCACGCTGGGGGCCGTGCGGGACCGGGGGCTTTCCCTGGCGGGCTTCGTGCTGGTGCAGCCGCCGGACAGCTCGCTGTCGGATGATGACGCCCTCATTGGCGAGGACAATATCCGCGTCCTGCGCCGCTGGCTGCGGCAGGAGTACCGGAATGCCCCCCTGGCCGTCCTGCCCTGGGTGGACCGGCTGGATGCCTGTGGCTGGGATCGCCTGGAAGCGGCCTGCGCGCCGGTGGCGGAGGCGCTGGTGCAGCGCCTGCATGAGGCTGCCGCACGGGACGCCACGGACCCGCAGGACCTGTGCCGCCGTGATGAGCGCGTGCTCTGGCATCCGTATACGTCGGCCGTCAGGCCGCTGCCGGTATTTGCGGTTTCGCGCAGTCACCATAACCGTCTGGTGCTCAGTGATGGCCGCGAGCTGGTGGACGGCATGTCGTCCTGGTGGGCGGCTGTGCATGGCTACAATCATCCCCGCCTGCTGGCCGCGCTGCGTGCCCAGGCCGGACGGATGCCGCATGTCATGTTCGGCGGCCTGACCCATGCGCCGGCCGTGGAGCTGGCAGAGCGCCTGCTGGGTATGCTGCCGCAGGGACTTTCCCGCATCTTCTTTGCGGATTCCGGCTCCGTGGCTGTGGAAGTGGCTCTCAAGATGGCCCTGCAATACCATCAGGCCACGGGCCAGCCCCGGCGGGTGCGCTTTCTGACGCCGCGCGGCGGCTATCATGGCGACACCATCGGCGCCATGAGCGTCTGCGATCCCGTCACCGGCATGCACAGCCTGTTTGCCCGCATGCTGCCGCAGCAGCTGTTCATGGAGCGGCCGACCTGCCGTTTTGATGCGCCCTTTGATCCGGCCAGTCTAGACGATGCCCGGCGCATGCTGGAAGCGCATGGCCCGGAAGTGGCTGCCGTCATTCTGGAACCTGTGGTGCAGGGCGCCGGCGGCATGTGGTTTTATCATCCCGACTATCTGCGCGGTCTGGCCCGGCTCTGCCGGGAAGCCGGCACGCTGCTTATCTTTGACGAGATTGCCACGGGCTTCGGGAGAACAGGCACGCTGTTTGCGGCCGAACGCGCAGGCGTCTCGCCGGACATCCTCTGCTGCGGCAAGGCCCTGACCGGAGGGGTGCTGACGCTGGCCGCCACAGCCTGTTCCGACAGGGTGGCGCAGGGCATCTGCCGGGATGGGCAGGTCTTCATGCACGGCCCCACCTTCATGGGCAATGCGCTGGCCTGCGCTGTGGCCCTGGCCAGTCTGGACCTGCTGGAGGAAGAGGACTGGCAGGGACGTGTGGCTGCTCTGGAGGGGGCATTGCGCGCTGGTCTGGCGCCCTGTGCCGGTCTGCCCGGCGTGGCCGATGTGCGGGTGCTGGGCGGTATAGGCGTGGTGCAGACGGAACAGCCTGTTCCCATGCAGGCTCTGCAATCCTTTTTTGTGCAGCAGGGCGTCTGGATCCGGCCCTTTGACCATCTTGTGTATCTCATGCCGCCCTATATCAGCCCGCAGGAGGACATACAGCAGCTGTGCGCGGCAGTGGAGCAGGCGCTGCGTCAGGGCGTGCATCTGCAGACTGAGCACTGA
- the bioB gene encoding biotin synthase BioB codes for MYTTTALPAQAVSSPEQAHALLALSTERLLDAADALRQAAFGKKISLCAIINARSGNCGMDCRFCAQSSHNHTPIETFPLLAPDVLRQRLLDLARWPVCHIGIVTSGGALRDEELEQVLAVVRSLPSAVRSRVCTSLGRLELPALRRLAGQGVQRFHHNLESSRRYYARVCTTQSWDQRRDTVLRVRQAGLSTCTGGLFGLGESWDDRISLAFSLRELGVDSVPLNFLHPHPQTPLADQPPLDAEEALRIIALFRHILPRTTLRICGGRPLVLGARQADMFRAGANALMTGDYLTTHGSAVEQDCAMIAAAGLEVIRP; via the coding sequence ATGTATACCACTACCGCGTTGCCTGCTCAGGCTGTTTCCAGCCCTGAACAGGCTCATGCTCTGCTGGCCCTGAGCACGGAACGGCTGCTGGATGCCGCCGATGCCCTGCGCCAGGCCGCCTTTGGCAAAAAAATTTCGCTGTGTGCCATCATCAATGCCCGCAGCGGAAATTGCGGCATGGACTGCCGTTTCTGCGCGCAGAGCAGCCATAACCATACCCCCATCGAAACTTTTCCGCTGCTGGCGCCGGATGTGCTGCGGCAGCGCCTTCTTGACCTGGCGCGCTGGCCTGTGTGCCATATAGGCATTGTCACCAGCGGCGGTGCCCTGCGGGACGAGGAACTGGAGCAGGTGCTTGCCGTGGTGCGCAGCCTGCCGTCTGCCGTGCGCTCGCGTGTCTGCACCTCGCTGGGGCGGCTGGAGTTGCCTGCCCTGCGCCGTCTGGCCGGGCAGGGGGTGCAGCGCTTCCATCACAATCTGGAAAGCTCCCGCCGCTATTATGCCCGGGTATGCACCACCCAGAGCTGGGATCAGCGCCGGGATACGGTTCTGCGGGTACGGCAGGCCGGTCTTTCGACCTGCACAGGCGGCCTGTTCGGTCTGGGCGAAAGCTGGGATGATCGCATTTCCCTGGCCTTTTCCCTGCGGGAACTGGGGGTGGACAGCGTGCCCCTCAACTTTCTGCATCCCCATCCGCAGACGCCCCTGGCAGACCAGCCGCCGCTGGACGCCGAAGAGGCGCTGCGCATCATTGCCTTGTTCCGGCATATCCTGCCCCGGACCACACTGCGCATCTGCGGCGGGCGGCCGCTGGTTCTGGGCGCGCGCCAGGCAGACATGTTTCGCGCCGGCGCCAATGCGCTCATGACCGGGGATTACCTGACCACGCATGGCAGCGCCGTGGAGCAGGATTGCGCCATGATTGCCGCTGCCGGTCTGGAGGTGATCCGGCCATGA
- a CDS encoding MucR family transcriptional regulator, protein MDDYLKEALEIARAQASVRVMSEDEITSFIQKLAQGIRSVAEGETPAELESGDMVLEARKSVKEKSVTCLECGKTFKILTRRHLASHGMDAAAYREKWGFKKDSPLVCKALQRERRKKMKDMKLWEKRRKAD, encoded by the coding sequence ATGGATGATTATCTGAAGGAAGCATTGGAAATTGCCCGCGCTCAGGCCAGTGTTCGTGTCATGAGCGAAGACGAGATCACGTCTTTCATTCAGAAACTGGCCCAGGGAATACGTTCCGTGGCTGAAGGCGAAACGCCTGCCGAGCTGGAAAGTGGCGATATGGTGCTTGAGGCACGTAAATCCGTCAAAGAAAAGTCGGTTACCTGCCTGGAATGCGGCAAAACCTTCAAGATTCTGACGCGGCGTCATCTGGCGTCGCATGGCATGGACGCTGCCGCCTATCGCGAAAAGTGGGGATTCAAAAAGGATTCGCCGCTGGTCTGCAAGGCTTTGCAGCGTGAACGCCGCAAGAAGATGAAGGACATGAAGCTGTGGGAAAAGCGGCGCAAGGCTGACTAG
- a CDS encoding DUF4851 domain-containing protein codes for MKRWTICLVLLCFALVSCSAAQQRGMAGDTYVSTARPVFAARAASLPLLTSGFGFARLSDTGVLGGLNVDTWLAIYGKDPGKGPFAVVAMAELDPLWFWNSALYHPFAVDWRPEVIDGMGFEACTYMVSERRDPFLALMDPEAQAAAEKGEVPPRRWVARVFAARSDFNQVKIVLEYREPLPQGITTLEALPYGQANVLAEFEQRAREAFRLGGSVPAASIRNSMANGVRWQYLDEKILGTVTMRDVTTFD; via the coding sequence ATGAAACGCTGGACAATCTGTCTTGTTCTGCTGTGTTTTGCGCTGGTCAGCTGTTCCGCTGCCCAGCAGCGCGGCATGGCCGGAGATACCTATGTGTCCACAGCACGTCCGGTATTTGCGGCCAGGGCGGCATCGCTGCCCCTGCTCACCTCGGGCTTCGGCTTTGCGCGCCTGTCTGATACGGGCGTGCTGGGCGGGCTGAATGTGGATACCTGGCTTGCCATTTACGGCAAGGATCCGGGCAAGGGTCCCTTTGCCGTGGTGGCCATGGCGGAACTGGACCCGCTGTGGTTCTGGAACAGTGCCCTGTATCATCCCTTTGCCGTGGACTGGCGACCGGAAGTCATTGACGGTATGGGCTTTGAAGCCTGCACCTATATGGTAAGCGAGCGCCGGGACCCCTTCCTGGCACTCATGGACCCGGAGGCCCAGGCGGCTGCCGAAAAGGGAGAAGTGCCGCCCCGCCGCTGGGTGGCCCGGGTATTTGCGGCCCGCAGCGATTTCAACCAGGTCAAGATTGTGCTGGAATATCGTGAACCGCTGCCGCAGGGGATAACAACCCTTGAAGCGCTGCCCTACGGGCAGGCCAATGTGCTGGCGGAATTCGAGCAGCGTGCCCGGGAAGCCTTCCGCCTTGGCGGCAGCGTTCCCGCTGCCAGTATCCGCAACAGTATGGCCAATGGCGTGCGCTGGCAGTATCTGGATGAAAAGATACTGGGAACCGTCACCATGCGTGATGTGACGACGTTTGACTGA
- a CDS encoding tetratricopeptide repeat protein, which produces MKAAFRGNFLRVPQAGATAACGHGSCALWLPAVLLCCALAVSLPQAAAWAADEVRASVNQGGAEDWPAEQGLHSRTVFLSATAGNALRFPVTHAVLPGATGLSARAQWAACEAERRAGRHGAALDGLWQLLSRPDLPAALRTEALYALSDSLWRLRHSLSPFPSDILLSVTGRALAGDARHRCAPLASARLGMISLECGRLDEGRAYTLSLLRAFPQAPEVPAALLRLGQAQLRAGRCDEALEAFATVVRSYPHSEALEDATVGLIMALIRLERYKEAAPLVDVALKRWPRCYLRHEGLLRLLAVQQLALGQRQAELASLWLAVNLDPVRSATDGTLHHLAESCAAAGYPAEAAWVRRIMRLNFSADRGAAAASVATQPAAQPADQAGGLFRAH; this is translated from the coding sequence ATGAAAGCAGCTTTTCGGGGGAATTTTCTGCGGGTTCCGCAAGCGGGAGCAACGGCGGCGTGCGGGCATGGTTCGTGCGCGCTGTGGCTGCCGGCGGTACTGCTGTGCTGCGCCCTGGCAGTGTCACTGCCGCAGGCGGCGGCCTGGGCAGCAGACGAGGTCCGGGCGTCCGTCAATCAGGGAGGCGCTGAGGACTGGCCGGCGGAACAGGGGCTGCATTCCCGGACCGTCTTTTTGTCTGCCACGGCGGGAAATGCCCTGCGCTTTCCCGTGACGCATGCCGTGCTGCCCGGTGCCACGGGCCTGTCGGCACGGGCGCAGTGGGCTGCCTGTGAGGCAGAACGGCGCGCAGGGCGCCATGGCGCTGCGCTGGACGGCCTGTGGCAGCTGCTTTCCCGGCCGGACCTGCCGGCAGCGTTGCGCACGGAGGCTCTCTATGCCCTGAGCGACAGCCTGTGGCGCCTGCGCCATTCCCTTTCGCCATTTCCTTCGGATATACTGCTTTCCGTCACCGGCAGAGCGCTTGCCGGGGATGCCCGCCATCGGTGCGCACCGCTGGCTTCCGCCCGTCTGGGCATGATCAGTCTGGAGTGCGGCCGCCTGGATGAAGGCAGGGCCTATACGCTGTCGCTGCTGCGCGCCTTTCCTCAGGCGCCGGAGGTGCCCGCCGCGCTGCTGCGTCTGGGGCAGGCCCAGCTGCGTGCCGGCCGCTGTGACGAGGCGCTGGAAGCCTTTGCCACGGTGGTCAGGTCCTATCCGCACAGCGAGGCACTGGAAGATGCCACCGTAGGGCTGATCATGGCGCTGATCCGTCTGGAGCGCTACAAGGAGGCCGCCCCCCTTGTGGATGTGGCCCTGAAGCGCTGGCCGCGCTGCTATCTGCGGCACGAGGGCCTGCTGCGGCTGCTGGCTGTGCAGCAGCTGGCACTGGGCCAGCGCCAGGCGGAACTGGCAAGCCTCTGGCTGGCGGTCAATCTGGATCCTGTGCGCAGCGCCACTGACGGAACGCTGCATCATCTGGCAGAAAGTTGTGCCGCTGCGGGCTATCCGGCGGAGGCGGCCTGGGTGCGGCGCATCATGCGTCTGAATTTTTCTGCGGACAGGGGCGCTGCCGCAGCGTCCGTGGCAACACAGCCTGCGGCGCAGCCTGCGGATCAGGCCGGGGGCCTTTTCCGGGCGCACTGA
- the hrpB gene encoding ATP-dependent helicase HrpB, translating to MTSCSSPSSPLAQTALPADLDSLRPALLEQLENGPVLLCAPPGAGKSTRIPLWLLEAPFLQGKKILLLEPRRVAARALGRYLAGCLGQKLGETVGLRMRQETLVSAETRLEVVTEGVLGRLILQDAELPGVGCVIFDEFHERSLQADTGLALCLESQQILRPDLRLLVMSATLEEEALRRVLPQAPLLCCTSRQFPVDIRHLPPPPGTSLLDMPALLRHAAGVITRLMSTEGGSLLAFLPGTGEIRLLADMLSPHLPADVDLYPLHGRLDAARQDAAIAPAPAGRRKLVLATNIAETSLTIDGVRLVVDTGLAREPRFDPGSGLTRLATCRISLASARQRSGRAGRQEAGICVRLWHREEENALRPRIRPEILDADLAPLVLQLAAWGVPSPAELPWPDTPPPSHADAARESLLRLGALDPQAAGNRPTPLGRAMAALPVAPRLARLLLLAERQHNAALACCLAALLEERDPLPQGDASLLRRLDWLCRSGNQAQRSRQWALRLARLTDCPREHLFEDAQKQDVSLGFLTALAFPERVAQRSGEADGLALYQLRNGKAAYLPLTDPLSRHNLLAVAMLDGGSGATARGRIRLAAVVHSAELEMLFPDEVEKETVIDVTDDGRVMARQRRRLGALALDELPLPRPDARACATALCAYIRRRGLDCLPWSDGMRQWRARVNFLHSLDAATWPDMSDAVLLDTLEDWLGPYLGTCTDLRRWSASQLADALRGLLPYPLPRRLEQLAPCQWTTPAGTLRPIIYGEEGGPYISAKLQEFFGCTDTPRIADGQYPLTLHLNSPAGRPLQVTRDLAAFWRNGYRQVRAEMRGRYPKHPWPEDPLTAPAVSKTKKQLERG from the coding sequence ATGACATCATGTTCTTCCCCTTCCTCCCCTCTTGCCCAAACGGCACTTCCGGCTGATCTTGACAGTCTGCGTCCTGCCCTGCTGGAGCAGCTCGAAAACGGCCCGGTGCTGCTGTGTGCGCCTCCCGGTGCGGGCAAGAGTACCCGCATTCCGCTCTGGCTGCTGGAGGCGCCCTTTCTGCAGGGAAAAAAGATTCTGCTGCTGGAACCGCGCCGTGTGGCCGCCCGGGCGCTGGGACGCTATCTGGCTGGTTGTCTCGGCCAGAAACTGGGAGAAACCGTGGGCCTGCGCATGCGGCAGGAAACCCTTGTCAGCGCCGAGACCCGCCTGGAAGTGGTGACAGAGGGCGTGCTGGGGCGGCTCATTCTGCAGGATGCGGAACTGCCGGGCGTGGGTTGCGTCATCTTTGACGAATTTCATGAACGCAGCCTTCAGGCGGACACCGGGCTGGCCCTCTGCCTGGAAAGCCAGCAGATACTGCGCCCGGACCTGCGCCTGCTGGTCATGTCTGCCACCCTGGAGGAAGAGGCGCTGCGCCGTGTGCTGCCACAGGCGCCGCTGCTGTGTTGCACAAGTCGCCAGTTCCCTGTGGATATCCGCCACCTGCCGCCCCCGCCGGGAACAAGCCTGCTGGACATGCCCGCCCTGCTGCGGCATGCCGCCGGGGTCATCACCCGTCTTATGAGCACTGAGGGTGGCAGTCTGCTGGCCTTTCTGCCAGGCACCGGCGAAATCCGCCTGCTGGCCGACATGCTGTCCCCGCACCTGCCCGCCGATGTGGACCTGTACCCCCTGCACGGCCGGCTGGATGCCGCCCGGCAGGATGCTGCCATTGCCCCGGCCCCTGCGGGGCGGCGCAAGCTGGTGCTGGCCACCAATATTGCGGAAACGTCCCTGACCATCGACGGCGTGCGCCTGGTGGTGGATACCGGTCTGGCCCGCGAACCGCGCTTTGACCCGGGCAGCGGCCTGACGCGCCTGGCAACCTGCCGCATTTCCCTGGCATCGGCCCGGCAGCGCAGCGGTCGTGCCGGCCGGCAGGAGGCCGGCATCTGCGTGCGCCTCTGGCATCGGGAAGAGGAAAATGCCCTGCGGCCGCGCATCCGCCCCGAAATTCTGGATGCCGATCTGGCGCCGCTGGTCTTGCAGCTTGCCGCATGGGGCGTGCCTTCTCCGGCGGAACTGCCCTGGCCCGATACCCCGCCGCCGTCTCATGCGGATGCCGCCCGCGAAAGCCTGCTGCGCCTCGGCGCGCTGGATCCGCAGGCGGCGGGCAACCGTCCCACGCCGCTGGGCCGGGCCATGGCGGCGCTGCCCGTGGCGCCACGCCTGGCACGCCTGCTGCTGCTGGCCGAACGCCAGCACAATGCCGCCCTGGCCTGCTGTCTGGCGGCTCTGCTGGAAGAACGCGATCCCCTGCCCCAGGGGGATGCCTCGCTGCTGCGCCGGCTGGACTGGCTGTGCCGCTCCGGCAATCAGGCCCAGCGCAGCCGGCAATGGGCACTGCGCCTGGCACGCCTGACGGACTGCCCCCGGGAACATCTTTTCGAGGACGCCCAGAAGCAGGACGTCTCGCTGGGCTTTCTCACGGCGCTGGCCTTTCCCGAGCGTGTGGCCCAGCGCAGCGGCGAGGCCGATGGCCTTGCCCTCTACCAGCTGCGCAATGGCAAGGCCGCCTATCTGCCCCTCACCGATCCCCTGAGTCGCCACAACCTGCTGGCTGTGGCCATGCTGGACGGCGGCAGCGGCGCCACCGCCCGGGGGCGTATCCGCCTGGCAGCCGTGGTGCATTCCGCTGAACTGGAAATGCTCTTTCCCGACGAGGTGGAAAAGGAAACCGTCATTGATGTCACGGACGACGGCCGGGTCATGGCGCGCCAGCGGCGGCGCCTGGGCGCGCTTGCCCTGGACGAACTGCCCCTCCCGCGTCCTGACGCCCGGGCCTGCGCCACGGCCCTCTGTGCATACATCCGCCGGCGCGGCCTGGACTGCCTGCCCTGGAGCGACGGCATGCGGCAATGGCGGGCGCGCGTGAACTTTCTGCACAGCCTGGACGCCGCCACCTGGCCGGACATGTCCGATGCCGTCCTGCTGGACACGCTGGAAGACTGGCTTGGCCCCTATCTGGGCACCTGCACGGACCTGCGCCGCTGGTCCGCCAGTCAGCTGGCCGATGCCCTGCGCGGGCTGCTGCCCTATCCCCTGCCCCGCCGCCTGGAACAGCTGGCGCCCTGCCAGTGGACCACACCCGCCGGCACCCTGCGGCCCATCATCTACGGGGAAGAAGGCGGCCCCTACATTTCGGCCAAACTTCAGGAGTTTTTCGGCTGCACGGATACGCCGCGCATCGCCGACGGGCAGTATCCCCTGACCCTGCATCTCAATTCCCCCGCCGGACGCCCCCTGCAGGTCACGCGGGACCTGGCCGCCTTCTGGCGCAACGGCTACCGGCAGGTCCGCGCTGAAATGCGCGGCCGCTACCCCAAGCATCCCTGGCCCGAAGATCCCCTGACGGCTCCCGCCGTGAGCAAGACCAAGAAACAGCTGGAACGGGGCTGA
- a CDS encoding cytochrome c biogenesis protein CcdA has translation MPFVLSSRLWGAFLMICCLLLSLPAAAQDVALQVDVASDGGRRVVAVRLGIPAGYHAYAHRAGDAGRPTTLTFALAGQSPLPVWYPEGTMQRDIYDPTATIFAYEGEVYLFTVLPETASAGASVALAPPSVPAEGQAAALPEGAVALLPPAGEGAAAGSAQRYELDISLLLCSDRHCVPIDRREEGTLPPWPWPDVASRPWAGAWQALKGQPPVDAATDSGESMFSTAGGASDMSQSVAAFLGRTQKEEALPAPDDFGLELKPRYLAETFEISGLWTAVLVGLLAGLILNAMPCVLPVLSLKISGLLLVGGGTQEGLRHFRQHNICFSAGVLTLFTLLGLMLGAADMMWGQLYQNESVLLVMLLLVFLMGLSMLGVFSLPMLTLRGDSRSRHPALESYLTGLIATFLATPCSGPLLGGVLAWAFTQSLLVLVVVFWSVGIGMSLPYILFAIWPRFAYILPRPGGWMVVCQKIMGFLLLATSIYLLSILPAAKHMQVLMVLLLVSLGAWLWGQYCGFHAPRRRRRLFIGGLSLLLLVAGVVWVLRPPAPTPHWRDFSSATFSEELGSKPLLLEFTADYCPNCKFLEATVLTTERLRTLRSRYGVELVRVDLTAPNAYAMRLLDALGSRSIPLTALFPAGDMAQQPVVLRDVYSGAQLEEAAAQAFVAP, from the coding sequence ATGCCCTTTGTGCTTTCGTCGCGCCTCTGGGGCGCGTTCCTCATGATATGCTGCCTGCTGCTCTCCCTGCCTGCTGCGGCGCAGGATGTGGCGCTTCAGGTGGATGTGGCCAGTGACGGCGGGCGCCGCGTGGTGGCGGTGCGTCTGGGCATTCCCGCCGGCTATCATGCCTATGCCCACAGGGCCGGTGATGCCGGCCGTCCCACAACCCTCACCTTTGCCCTTGCCGGACAGTCTCCTTTGCCTGTCTGGTATCCCGAGGGCACCATGCAGCGGGATATTTATGATCCCACGGCTACCATTTTTGCCTATGAAGGGGAGGTCTACCTGTTTACGGTCCTGCCGGAAACAGCGTCCGCCGGAGCAAGCGTGGCGCTGGCCCCGCCGTCTGTTCCGGCAGAAGGGCAGGCCGCAGCCCTGCCCGAAGGCGCTGTGGCCCTGCTGCCGCCGGCAGGGGAGGGCGCGGCTGCTGGCAGTGCACAGCGCTACGAGCTGGACATCAGCCTGCTGCTGTGTTCCGACAGGCATTGCGTGCCCATTGATCGCCGGGAAGAGGGCACGCTGCCGCCCTGGCCCTGGCCCGACGTGGCCAGCCGCCCCTGGGCGGGCGCCTGGCAGGCCCTGAAGGGACAGCCCCCCGTGGATGCCGCCACGGACAGCGGGGAGAGCATGTTCAGTACGGCCGGGGGCGCGTCAGACATGTCCCAGTCGGTGGCGGCTTTTCTGGGACGCACCCAGAAAGAAGAGGCCCTGCCGGCGCCGGATGACTTCGGCCTGGAGCTGAAACCGCGCTATCTGGCGGAAACCTTTGAAATTTCCGGCCTCTGGACAGCGGTGCTGGTGGGACTGCTGGCCGGTCTCATTCTCAATGCCATGCCCTGCGTCCTGCCGGTGCTGAGCCTCAAGATCAGCGGCCTGCTGCTTGTGGGCGGGGGAACGCAGGAGGGGCTGCGGCACTTCCGGCAGCACAATATCTGCTTTTCGGCGGGGGTGCTGACCCTGTTCACCCTGCTGGGCCTCATGCTGGGGGCCGCCGACATGATGTGGGGGCAGCTCTATCAGAACGAAAGCGTGCTGCTGGTCATGCTGCTGCTGGTCTTTCTCATGGGCTTGTCCATGCTGGGCGTGTTCAGCCTGCCCATGCTTACCCTGCGTGGCGACAGCCGCAGCCGCCATCCGGCGCTGGAATCCTACCTGACAGGGCTTATTGCCACCTTTCTGGCCACGCCGTGCAGTGGTCCGCTGCTGGGGGGGGTGCTGGCCTGGGCCTTTACCCAGTCGCTACTGGTGCTGGTGGTGGTGTTCTGGTCCGTGGGCATCGGCATGTCTCTACCCTACATTCTTTTTGCCATCTGGCCGCGTTTTGCCTATATCCTGCCCCGCCCCGGCGGCTGGATGGTCGTCTGTCAGAAGATCATGGGCTTTCTGCTGCTGGCCACATCCATCTATCTGCTGTCCATTCTGCCGGCGGCCAAGCACATGCAGGTGCTCATGGTGCTGCTGCTGGTGTCGCTGGGGGCGTGGCTGTGGGGGCAGTACTGCGGATTTCATGCGCCGCGCCGCCGCCGCCGTCTGTTCATCGGCGGTCTGAGTCTGCTGCTTCTGGTGGCAGGCGTGGTCTGGGTGCTGCGGCCTCCGGCGCCCACGCCGCACTGGCGGGACTTTTCCTCCGCAACCTTCAGCGAAGAGCTGGGCAGCAAGCCGCTGCTGCTGGAATTTACGGCAGACTACTGCCCCAACTGCAAGTTTCTGGAGGCTACGGTGCTGACCACCGAGCGCCTGCGCACCCTGCGTTCCCGCTATGGCGTGGAGCTGGTGCGTGTTGACCTGACGGCGCCCAATGCCTATGCCATGCGTCTGCTGGATGCGCTGGGCAGTCGCAGCATTCCGCTGACGGCGCTTTTCCCGGCAGGGGACATGGCACAGCAGCCCGTGGTGCTGCGGGATGTCTATTCCGGCGCACAGCTGGAGGAGGCTGCGGCACAGGCCTTTGTCGCGCCATAG